One genomic segment of Salminus brasiliensis chromosome 6, fSalBra1.hap2, whole genome shotgun sequence includes these proteins:
- the LOC140557775 gene encoding H-2 class II histocompatibility antigen, A-U alpha chain-like produces the protein MKLCLILTCALLLSTQAKVQHKDIALFLCSETEREQIYGLDGEEMWHADFTQQKGEVTLPQFADPFSYEEGAYEGAVANIEVCKSNLRNSIKANKNPAEPQDAPQTSIYSKDDVQLGSKNTLICHITGFYPARVGVSWSRNNVNVTGEASLSRYYVTDDGTFNLVSHLSFTPEEGDIYTCTVEHSALERPLTKTWDVQVELPGAGVGGSVFCGVGLAAGLLGVAVGTFFLVKGNNCN, from the exons ATGAAGCTGTGTCTGATTCTCACCTGTGCTCTTCTTCTCTCCACACAGGCTAAAG TTCAGCACAAGGATATCGCATTATTTCTCTGCTCTGAGACGGAGAGAGAGCAGATTTATGGTCTGGATGGAGAGGAGATGTGGCACGCTGATTTCACTCAGCAGAAAGGAGAGGTGACTCTGCCACAGTTCGCAGATCCGTTCAGCTATGAAGAAGGAGCCTATGAGGGAGCTGTTGCTAATATAGAAGTCTGCAAATCTAACTTGCGAAACTCTATAAAAGCTAACAAAAATCCTGCAGAACCACAAG ATGCTCCTCAAACCTCAATCTACTCCAAGGATGATGTACAGCTGGGCTCTAAAAACACCCTCATCTGCCACATCACTGGGTTCTACCCAGCACGTGTCGGAGTGTCCTGGTCCAGGAACAATGTAAATGTGACGGGTGAAGCCAGTCTGAGCAGATATTACGTTACTGATGACGGAACCTTCAACCTGGTCTCTCATCTGAGCTTCACTCCAGAGGAGGGAGACAtctacacctgcactgtggagcacTCGGCCCTGGAGAGACCTCTGACCAAAACATGGG ATGTGCAGGTCGAGCTGCCCGGTGCCGGTGTTGGAGGGtctgtgttctgtggagtggGTCTGGCTGCAGGACTGCTGGGAGTGGCTGTTGGAACTTTCTTTCTCGTTAAAGGAAACAACTGTAACTGA